The Phoenix dactylifera cultivar Barhee BC4 chromosome 9, palm_55x_up_171113_PBpolish2nd_filt_p, whole genome shotgun sequence genome window below encodes:
- the LOC103709606 gene encoding 17.3 kDa class II heat shock protein-like: MDVRMFGLENPMFATLQHLMDIPDEVEKAINAPTRTYVRDAKAMASTPADVKELPSSYVFVIDMPGVKSGEIKVHVEDDNMLIISGERKREEDKEGKYLRMERRMGKFMRKFSLPDNANTDAISAVCQDGVLSVTVQKLPPPEPKKPKTIEVKVA, from the coding sequence ATGGACGTCAGGATGTTCGGACTGGAGAACCCTATGTTTGCGACGCTGCAGCACTTGATGGACATCCCGGACGAGGTGGAGAAGGCCATCAACGCCCCCACCCGCACCTACGTCCGCGACGCCAAGGCCATGGCCTCCACCCCGGCCGACGTCAAGGAGCTGCCGTCCTCCTACGTCTTCGTCATCGACATGCCCGGGGTCAAGTCCGGCGAGATCAAGGTCCATGTGGAGGACGACAACATGCTCATCATCAGCGGCGAGCGCAAGCGCGAGGAGGACAAGGAGGGCAAGTACCTCCGCATGGAGCGCCGCATGGGCAAATTCATGCGCAAATTCTCCCTCCCAGACAACGCCAACACCGACGCCATATCGGCCGTGTGCCAGGACGGTGTCCTCAGTGTCACCGTCCAGAAGCTGCCGCCGCCGGAGCCCAAGAAGCCCAAGACCATCGAGGTCAAGGTCGCCTGA
- the LOC103709607 gene encoding 28S rRNA (cytosine-C(5))-methyltransferase isoform X2, with product MVRPPRPPPPPKDKKHPKRRMNSKKAVERSAYFARREAAWVLRQVLQGDARRRATASIKSLVYGPSVRNKKATFALVCQTLKYLPLMKDVLTRTKLLTCKWKKQEELIFVTAYDVLFGRDIAMTGDVEKFLMRHKDALQAALAQLCSTQKFKHVEDLLLKNQNPVISKPRYVRVNTLKMDVESAIQEIGKTNKVAKDDMVPDMLVLPSGVDLHDHPLVKNGSMFLQGKASSMVAVALCPKPGWKVLDGCAAPGNKTIHLAALMKGKGNIIACELHEERVKVLQDTIRRSGAPNVDIVHGDFLDIDTRDPLFAKVRAILLDPSCSGSGISAERLDHLLPSFSKGHDVDAATSQRAKKLAAFQRKALAHALSFPEVERVVYSTCSIYQTENEDVIKSVLPLATSLNFELATPFPRWPRRGLPVFEGSEHVLRTDPREDMEGFFIALFVRKKSINSSGKMIRRNIGESSSCSTPKNHRKRKRVMMYPFCRMLRMWSYQALARQIPTER from the exons ATGGTGCGTCCTCCTCGCCCTCCACCTCCGCCCAAGGACAAGAAGCATCCTAAGCGCCGGATGAACAGCAAGAAGGCGGTGGAACGGTCCGCATACTTTGCGCGGAGGGAGGCGGCTTGGGTGCTGCGACAGGTGCTGCAGGGCGACGCACGCCGGCGGGCCACCGCCTCCATCAAATCCCTCGTTTACGGTCCCTCCGTCCGCAATAAGAAGGCTACCTTCGCCCTCGTCTGCCAAACTCTCAAGT ATCTTCCACTCATGAAAGATGTGTTAACAAGAACTAAGTTACTAACCTGCAAATGGAAG AAGCAGGAGGAATTGATCTTTGTAACTGCATATGATGTTCTCTTTGGACGG GATATTGCAATGACAGGTGACGTTGAAAAGTTCCTTATGCGTCACAAAGATGCTCTTCAGGCAGCCTTAGCACAACTCTGCTCGACACAAAAATTCAAGCATGTTGAAGACTTACTCCTGAAAAATCAGAATCCAG TTATTTCCAAACCTCGATATGTCCGTGTTAATACATTAAAAATGGATGTTGAATCTGCCAtacaagaaataggaaaaacaaACAAG GTAGCGAAGGATGACATGGTTCCAGACATGTTAGTGCTCCCATCTGGGGTAGATTTGCATGACCATCCGTTGGTTAAGAATGGAAGTATGTTTCTGCAA GGCAAAGCAAGCTCTATGGTGGCTGTTGCATTGTGTCCTAAACCAGGGTGGAAG GTTCTTGATGGTTGTGCGGCTCCAGGAAACAAGACTATTCACCTTGCTGCTCTCATGAAGGGAAAGGGAAACATCATAGCATGTGAACTTCATGAGGAGAGGGTTAAAGTTTTACAAGATACTATTAGACGGTCTGGAGCACCTA ATGTGGACATAGTTCATGGCGACTTTTTGGATATAGATACACGGGATCCCTTGTTTGCCAAG GTTCGTGCCATTCTCTTGGATCCTTCCTGCTCTGGGTCTGGAATCTCAGCCGAGAGATTAGATCATCTACTTCCATCATTCTCTAAAG GTCATGATGTTGATGCTGCTACCAGTCAGAGAGCAAAGAAGCTTGCTGCATTTCAACGGAAAGCGCTTGCACATGCATTATCAT TTCCAGAAGTTGAACGGGTGGTGTACAGCACCTGCTCAATCTACCAAACAGAGAATGAGGATGTAATCAAGTCAGTTCTCCCTCTTGCTACGTCTCTCAATTTTGAATTGGCAACTCCTTTCCCTCGGTGGCCTCGTCGTGGCCTACCAGTCTTTGAAGGCT CTGAACATGTGCTCAGGACTGATCCAAGAGAGGATATGGAAGGATTCTTTATTGCATTGTTTGTCAGGAAAAAGAGCATCAATTCTTCAGGGAAAATGATAAGAAGGAACATTGGAGAAAGTTCATCATGTTCCACGCCGAAGAATCATAGGAAACGAAAACGAGTGATGATGTATCCTTTCTGCAGGATGTTACGTATGTGGTCATATCAGGCATTGGCTAGGCAAATACCTACTGAGAGATGA
- the LOC103709607 gene encoding 28S rRNA (cytosine-C(5))-methyltransferase isoform X1, with the protein MVRPPRPPPPPKDKKHPKRRMNSKKAVERSAYFARREAAWVLRQVLQGDARRRATASIKSLVYGPSVRNKKATFALVCQTLKYLPLMKDVLTRTKLLTCKWKKQEELIFVTAYDVLFGRDIAMTGDVEKFLMRHKDALQAALAQLCSTQKFKHVEDLLLKNQNPVISKPRYVRVNTLKMDVESAIQEIGKTNKVAKDDMVPDMLVLPSGVDLHDHPLVKNGSMFLQGKASSMVAVALCPKPGWKVLDGCAAPGNKTIHLAALMKGKGNIIACELHEERVKVLQDTIRRSGAPNVDIVHGDFLDIDTRDPLFAKVRAILLDPSCSGSGISAERLDHLLPSFSKGHDVDAATSQRAKKLAAFQRKALAHALSFPEVERVVYSTCSIYQTENEDVIKSVLPLATSLNFELATPFPRWPRRGLPVFEGCKYSQSQAEHVLRTDPREDMEGFFIALFVRKKSINSSGKMIRRNIGESSSCSTPKNHRKRKRVMMYPFCRMLRMWSYQALARQIPTER; encoded by the exons ATGGTGCGTCCTCCTCGCCCTCCACCTCCGCCCAAGGACAAGAAGCATCCTAAGCGCCGGATGAACAGCAAGAAGGCGGTGGAACGGTCCGCATACTTTGCGCGGAGGGAGGCGGCTTGGGTGCTGCGACAGGTGCTGCAGGGCGACGCACGCCGGCGGGCCACCGCCTCCATCAAATCCCTCGTTTACGGTCCCTCCGTCCGCAATAAGAAGGCTACCTTCGCCCTCGTCTGCCAAACTCTCAAGT ATCTTCCACTCATGAAAGATGTGTTAACAAGAACTAAGTTACTAACCTGCAAATGGAAG AAGCAGGAGGAATTGATCTTTGTAACTGCATATGATGTTCTCTTTGGACGG GATATTGCAATGACAGGTGACGTTGAAAAGTTCCTTATGCGTCACAAAGATGCTCTTCAGGCAGCCTTAGCACAACTCTGCTCGACACAAAAATTCAAGCATGTTGAAGACTTACTCCTGAAAAATCAGAATCCAG TTATTTCCAAACCTCGATATGTCCGTGTTAATACATTAAAAATGGATGTTGAATCTGCCAtacaagaaataggaaaaacaaACAAG GTAGCGAAGGATGACATGGTTCCAGACATGTTAGTGCTCCCATCTGGGGTAGATTTGCATGACCATCCGTTGGTTAAGAATGGAAGTATGTTTCTGCAA GGCAAAGCAAGCTCTATGGTGGCTGTTGCATTGTGTCCTAAACCAGGGTGGAAG GTTCTTGATGGTTGTGCGGCTCCAGGAAACAAGACTATTCACCTTGCTGCTCTCATGAAGGGAAAGGGAAACATCATAGCATGTGAACTTCATGAGGAGAGGGTTAAAGTTTTACAAGATACTATTAGACGGTCTGGAGCACCTA ATGTGGACATAGTTCATGGCGACTTTTTGGATATAGATACACGGGATCCCTTGTTTGCCAAG GTTCGTGCCATTCTCTTGGATCCTTCCTGCTCTGGGTCTGGAATCTCAGCCGAGAGATTAGATCATCTACTTCCATCATTCTCTAAAG GTCATGATGTTGATGCTGCTACCAGTCAGAGAGCAAAGAAGCTTGCTGCATTTCAACGGAAAGCGCTTGCACATGCATTATCAT TTCCAGAAGTTGAACGGGTGGTGTACAGCACCTGCTCAATCTACCAAACAGAGAATGAGGATGTAATCAAGTCAGTTCTCCCTCTTGCTACGTCTCTCAATTTTGAATTGGCAACTCCTTTCCCTCGGTGGCCTCGTCGTGGCCTACCAGTCTTTGAAGGCTGTAAGTATTCTCAATCTCAAG CTGAACATGTGCTCAGGACTGATCCAAGAGAGGATATGGAAGGATTCTTTATTGCATTGTTTGTCAGGAAAAAGAGCATCAATTCTTCAGGGAAAATGATAAGAAGGAACATTGGAGAAAGTTCATCATGTTCCACGCCGAAGAATCATAGGAAACGAAAACGAGTGATGATGTATCCTTTCTGCAGGATGTTACGTATGTGGTCATATCAGGCATTGGCTAGGCAAATACCTACTGAGAGATGA